The genomic segment GTCGGTGGCGACCTGGTCGTTGCGGGACCGGCCGGCGCGCAGCTTGCCGCCGAGGCTGCCGAGGCGCTCCAGCAGGCCGCGTTCCAGCGCGGTGTGCACGTCCTCGTCGTCCACGGTCGGGCGGAACGCCCCGGAGGCGCAGGCCGCCTCCAGGTCGTCCAGCGCCGCGAGCATCCGGCCCAGCTCGTCCGGGTCGAGCAGGCCGGCGCCGGCGAGGACCCGGGCGTGCGCGCGGGAACCGGCGATGTCGTACGGGGCGAGACGCCAGTCGAACTGGACGCTCACCGACAGCCGCGCGAGCGCCTCGGCGGGACCGCCGGCGAACCGGCCACCCCAGAGGCTCGTCCGGTTGGCGGGGGCGCTGTTCTCGGTCAGGCTCTTGTCGTCCACCCCACCCATTGTGGTGCCCCCCATCAGGCCCCTCCCATCCGGGCGTCCCGTTGCGCGGCCATCGTGCTGGGCAGTCCCCACAGTCGTACGAATCCCTTCGCCAGCGACTGGTCGAACGTGTCGCCGGTGTCGTAGGTGGCGAGACCGAAGTCGTAGAGGCTCGCCTCGGAGCGCCGGCCGGTGACCACCGCCCGGCCGCCGTGCAGGCGCAGCCGCACCTCGCCGCTGACGTGCCGCTGCGCGTCGTCGATGAACGCGTCCAGCGACCGCTTCAGCGGCGAGAACCAGAGCCCGTCGTAGACCAGTTCACCCCAGCGCTGGTCGACGCCGCGCTTGAACCGGGCGAGATCCCGCTCGACTGTGACCGCCTCCAGCTCCTGGTGGGCGGTGATCAGGGCGAGGGCGCCGGGTGCCTCGTACACCTCGCGGCTCTTGATGCCGACCAGCCGGTCCTCGACCATGTCGAGCCGGCCCACGCCGTGCGCCCCGGCGCGCCGGTTCAGCTCCCGGATCGCCTCGTAAGGCGTGACCGTCTCGCCGTCGATCGCGACCGGGACGCCGCCGTCGAACGTGATCACCACGTCGTCCGGGTCGCGTTCCGCCGCCGGGTCCTCGGTGTACGCGTAGAGGTCCTCGACCGGGGCGTTCCAGATGTCCTCCAGGAAGCCGGTCTCCACAGCCCGGCCCCACAGGTTCTGGTCGATCGAGTACGGCGACTTCGCCGACACGTCGATCGGCAGCCCCTTCTCCTGCGCGTACGCGATCGCCTTGTCCCGGGTCCAGGCGAAGTCCCGGGCCGGCGCGACGACCGTCAGGTCCGGCGCGAGGGCGGCCAGGCCGACCTCGAACCGGACCTGGTCGTTGCCCTTGCCGGTGCAGCCGTGCGACACGATCGTGCCGCCGTGGGCGCGCGCCGCCGCGACCAGGTGCTTGACGATCAGCGGCCGGGACAGCGCGGACACCAGGGGGTAGCGGTCCATGTAGAGGGCGTTGGCCCGGATCGCCGGCAGGCAGTAGTCGGCGGCGAACTCGTCGCGGGCGTCGACCACCTCGGACTCGACGGCGCCGCAGTCGAGCGCGCGCTGCCGGATCACGGCCATGTCCTCGCCGCCCTGGCCGACGTCCACGGCTACCGCGATCACCTCCGCGCCGGTCCGCTCGGCCAGGTACGGGATGGCGACCGAGGTGTCCAGGCCCCCGGAGTACGCCAGCACGACCCGCTCGGTCACGAGGTGCCCCCTTCGGCGGTGTCGTCGCGGCGGGCCCAGGCGGCGAGCCGCTCGCCCAGCGCGGCGCCGCCGTCGGCCTCGCGGGCCACGACGAGGATGGTGTCGTCGCCGGCGATGGTGCCGACGATCTCGGTCAGGCCGGCCCGGTCCAGCGCGCTGGCCAGGTACTGGGCGGCGCCCGGCGGCGTGCGCAGCACCGCGATGTTGCCGCTGGAGTCGACGCCGTTGAGCAGCTCACGCAGCAGCCGGACCAGCCGGGCCGGTGCGCCCTCGGCGTCGCGCAGCGGCCGGTGCCCGTCCTCCGGGATCAGGTAGACGCCGCGCCCGTCGCCGCCCCGCGCGGTCACCGCTCCCAGTTCCTTCAGGTCCCGCGACAGCGTGGCCTGGGTGACCTGGATGCCGTCCCCGGCGAGCAGGTCGGCCAGCTCGGTCTGCGAGTGGATGGGGGTGTCGCGGATCAGCTCGACGATGCGGGCGTGCCGCGCGGCGCGGGTCAGCGGAGCGGTCATGCGGATTCCTCCAGGAGAAACGTCAGCAGCGCCTTCTGGGCGTGCAGCCGATTCTCCGCCTGGTCGAACACCGCGCTGTGCGGGCCGTCGAGCGCCTCGTCGGTGATCTCCTCGCCCCGGTGGGCGGGCAGGCAGTGCAGCACGATCACGTCGGCGTCGGCGTACCCGAGCAGCGCGTCGTTGACCTGGTACGGCAGGAACGGGGTGATCCGGTCCAGCCCGTCGGACTCCTGCCCCATCGACGTCCAGGTGTCGGTGGCGACGACGTGCGCGCCGCGTACCGCCTTCGCCGGGTCGGTGAGCACCTGGACCGAGCCGCCGGTGGTGGCGGCGATCTTCTCGGCGCGGGCCACGATCTCCGGGTCCGGCTGGAAACCGGCCGGCCCGGCGATCCGCACGTGCATCCCGGCGGTCGCACCGGCCAGCAGGTACGAGTGGGCCATGTTGTTCGCCGCGTCGCCCACGTACGTGAGGGTCCGCCCGGCGGTGCCGCCGAAGCGCTCCCGCACGGTGAGCAGGTCGGCCAGCAGCTGGCAGGGGTGGTACGTGTCGGTGAGCGCGTTGACGACCGGCACCGTGGCGTGCGCGGCGACCTCGGCGATCCGGTCGTCGCCGTGGGTGCGCAGGACGATCGCGGCGACGTAGCGGGACAGCACCCGGCCGGCGTCGGCGAGCGTCTCGCCCCGCCCGAAGTGGGTGACCTGGGTGTCCACCACGAGCGGGTGCCCGCCCAGTTCGGCGATGCCCACGTCGAACGAGATCCGCGTGCGCAGGCTCTGCTTGTCGAACAGCACCGCCACCGACTTCGGCCCGGCCAGCGGCTGGTGCCCGTACCGGTCGGCCTTCATCCGGGCGGCGAGGTCGAGCACGGCGGCCTGCTCGGCGGGCGTGAGGTCGTCGTCGCGCAGGAAGTGGCGGATCATGCGGGAGCCTCCGTCGGGGTCGTGGCGTCGGACGCGGCGGCGGCGGTCGCTGCGGCGTCGGTGGAAGGGGGCGGCACGGCGGCGGACAGCGCGGCCGGCAGCGCGGCGAGGAACGCGTCGGCCTGCGCCGCGGTGAGGATCAGCGGCGGCGCGAGCCGGACCACGTCCGGCTGCACCGGGTTGACCAGGAAGCCCGCCTCGCGCAGCGCCGCCGCGGCAGCGCCGGAGACCGGCTGGTCGAGCACGACGCCCAGCAGCAGCCCGGCGCCGCGTACCTCGCGGACCAGCGGATGCCCGAGCGCCTCGACGCCGCGCCGCAGCCGCTCACCGATCCGCTTGACGTGGTCGAGCAGGCCCTCGTGGGCGATCGTGGAGACGACGGCGAGCGCGGCGGCGCAGCTGACCGGGTTGCCGCCGAACGTGGTGCCGTGCGAGCCGGGGGTGAGCAGGTCGGCGGCCCGCCCGAAGGCCAGGCAGGCACCCAGCGGCAGCCCGCCGCCGAGACCCTTGGCGAGGGTGATGACGTCCGGCTCGACGCCCTCGGCCTGGTGGGCGAACCAGTGGCCGGTCCGGCCGACGCCGGTCTGCACCTCGTCGAGCACCAGCAGCGCGCCGTGCGCGGCGGTGATCCGCCGGGCCGCGGCCAGGTAGCCGGGCGGCGGGACGACCACGCCGTTCTCGCCCTGGATCGGCTCGATGATCAGCATGGCGGTGTCGTCGGTGACCGCCTCTGCCAGCGCGTCGGCGTCGCCGAACGGCACATGTGTGACGTCGCCGGGCAGCGGGCGGAACGGGTCGGCCTTCGCCGGCTGCCCGGTCAGCGCCAGCGCGCCCATGGTCCGGCCGTGGAAACCGCCGTGGGTGGCGACCACGTGCCGGCGGCCGGTGAGCCGGGACAGCTTGAACGCCGCCTCGTTGGCCTCCGCGCCGGAGTTGGCGAAGAACACCCGGCCCGGGCGGCCGGCCAGCGCGAGCAGCAGCTCGGCCAGCGCCACCGGTGGCTCGGCGACGAACAGGTTCGACACGTGCCCGAGCGTCGCGACCTGCTTGCTGACGGCGGCCACCACCGCCGGGTGGGCGTGGCCGAGCGCGTTGACGGCGATGCCGCCGAGCAGGTCGACGTACTCGCGGCCGGTCTCGTCGACCACGACGGCGCCGGAGCCGGAGACGAGCGCCAGCGGCGGCGTGCCGTAGTTGTCCATCATGGTGGCGTTCCACCGCTGCAGAAGCGTGCTCATGAGTCGATCACCATGGTTCCGAAGCCTTCCGACGTGAACACTTCCAGCAGCGTGGAGTGGGCGACCCGGCCGTCGACGACGTGCGCGGCGGGCACTCCCCCGCGCACCGCCCGCAGGCAGGCCTCCATCTTCGGGACCATGCCCGACTCCAGGGACGGCAGCAGCTTCGCCAGGTCGTCCGCGGTGATCTCGCTGATCAGGCTGGACGTGTCGGGCCAGTTCGCGTACAGGCCCGGCACGTCGGTCAGCACGACCAGTTTGCGGGCGTCCAGCGCCACCGCGAGCGCGGCGGCGGCGGTGTCCGCGTTCAGGTTGTGCAGCACCCCGTCGGCATCAGGCGCGACGGTCGAGATGACCGGGATCCGGCCGGCGGCGATCAGGTCGGTGACCGCCGAGACGTTCACCGACTCCACGTCGCCCACCTGGCCCACGTCGACCGCTTCCCCGTCCACGTACGCGGGGCGGCGCACCGCGGTGAACAGCCCGGCGTCCTCACCGGAGAGGCCGACCGCGTACGGGCCGTGCGCGTTGATCAGCCCGACCAGTTCCCGGCCGACCTGACCGACCAGGACCATCCGGACCACGTCCATCGCCTCCGGGGTGGTGACCCGCAGGCCGCCCCGGAACTCGCTGGCGATGCCCAGGCGGCCGAGCATGGCGGAGATCTGCGGGCCACCGCCGTGCACCACGACCGGCTTGAGGCCGGCGTAGCGCAGGAACACCATGTCGGCGGCGAAGGCGCGCTGGAGTTCGGGGTCGACCATGGCGTTGCCGCCGTACTTGACCACGACGGTGGCGCCGGAGAAACGGGCCAGCCAGGGCAGCGCCTCGATCAGCGTGGCGGCCTTGGCCTGGGCCCGGGTGAGGTCAGCACTCAGATTCATGTGGAATAGGCCGAGTTCTCGTGGACGTACGCGTGGGACAGGTCGTTGGTCCAGATGGTGGCGGCATCGGCGCCGGCGTGCAGGTCGATCCGGACCGTGACGCCGCGGCCGGTGAGGTCCACCTTGGCGCGGTCCTCGGCGGCGGCACCGCCCCGGCACACCCAGATGCCGTTCACCGCGACGTCCACGGCGTCCGGCTCGAACACGGCGGCGGTCGTGCCGACCGCGGCGAGGATCCGGCCCCAGTTCGGGTCGTTGCCGAACAGCGCGGTCTTCACCAGGTTGTTGCGGGCCACCGTGCGGCCCACCTCGACCGCGTCGTCCTCGCTCGCCGCGCCGACCACCTCGATCGCGACCTCCTTGGTCGCGCCCTCGGCGTCGGCCAGGAGCTGCTGGGCCAGGTCGTGGCAGGCGGTGGTGACCGCGGCGGTCAGCTCGGCCTCGGTCGGCTCGATGCCGGAGGCGCCGCTGGACAGCAGCAGCACCGTGTCGTTCGTGGACATGCAGCCGTCGGAGTCGATCCGGTCGAACGTGATCCGGGTGGCGGCGCGCAGCGCGGCGTCCAGGGCGTCCGGCCCGGCCACCGCGTCGGTGGTGAGCACGCAGAGCATGGTGGCCATGGCCGGGGCGAGCATGCCCGCGCCCTTGGCCATGCCGCCGACGGTCCAGCCCGTACCCTGCGCCACTGTCGTCTTCGGCCGGGTGTCGGTGGTCATGATCGCCTCGGCGGCGGCCGGGCCGCCGTCGCGGGACAGGCCGCGCACCGCCTCGCGTACGCCGGGAAGAAGCTTGTCCATCGGCAGCCGCTCGCCGATCAGGCCGGTCGAGCAGACCGCCACCTCGCCGGCGCCGACGATCAGCCGCGCGTTCGCCGCGGTGATCGCGGCGGCGGTGTGCTCGGCGGTGGCGTGGGTGTCCTGGAAGCCGGCCGGGCCGGTGCAGGCGTTCGCGCCGCCGGAGTTGAGCACCACGGCGCGCACGACACCGCCGTGCACGACCTGCTGGCTCCAGAGCACCGGCGCGGCCTTGACCCGGTTGGCGGTGAAGACGCCCGCCACACCGGCGTCCGGGCCGTCGTTGATCACGAGGGCGACGTCGGCGGCGCCGGAGGACTTCAGTCCGGCCGCGACACCTGCGGCGCGGAACCCACGGGGGACGGTGACGCTCACGGGGCCACTCCAAACACGGACAGTCCGGTGGTCTCCGGGAGACCCACCATCAGGTTGGCGTTCTGCACGGCCTGACCGGCCGCGCCCTTGCCCAGGTTGTCGATCGCGCTGACCACGATCACCCGGCCCGAGTCGACGTCCACCGTCGCCTGGAGGTGGCAGGAGTTCGAGCCGGCGGTGGCGGCGGTGTGCGGCCAGGCCCCCTCGGGCAGCACGTGCACGAACGGTTCGTCGGCGTACGCGGCGGCCAGCACCGCGCGCGGGTCGGCGTCGCCGGTGGGCACGGCGGTGACGGTGGCCAGGATGCCCCGGGGCATCGGTGCGAGCACCGGGGTGAAGGACAGGCCGGTCGCGCCGGTGGCCTGCTTGATCTCCGGCACGTGCTGGTGCGCGCCCACCTTGTAGGGGGTCAGGTCGCCCATCACCTCGCTGCCGAGCAGGTGGGCCTTGGCGGCCCGGCCCGCGCCGGAGGTGCCGGAGGCGGCGACCACCACCACGTCGTCGGGGCGTACCGCGCCGGCCGCGATCAGCGGGGCCAGCGCCAGCGTGGTCGCCACGGCGTAGCAGCCGGTGCTGGCGACCCGCGTCGCGGCGGCGATCCCGGCCCGCTGTCCGGGCAGCTCGGGCAGCCCGTAGGTCCAGGTACCGGCGTGCTCGCCGCCGTAGTAGCGGGACCAGGCGACGGCGTCGCGCAGCCGGTGGTCCGCGCCGAGGTCGACCACCTTGACCGAATCGGGCAGCGTCGCGGCGAGCGCCGCGGACTGCCCGTGCGGCAGGGCCAGGAAGACCAGGTCCGCGTCGGCGAGGGTCGCCGGATCGGTCGCGGCGAACACCAGGTCGAGGCCCGCGAGGTGCGGGTGTACGGCGGTGACCGGTTGACCGGCCTGGCTGTGCGCGGTGGCGGCGATCAGCTCGAACTCGGGGTGACCGGCGAGCAGGCGCAGCAGTTCGCCTCCGGCGTACCCACTCGCCCCGGCCACAGCAAACCGAATGCCCATACCCACCTCCGCATGACTATGCAGAGAAGGGTACCGGTCGGGGCAGCGCCACCGCAAGGTCATACGGCGCGTTGCATAGCCATGAGATGGCGTTCACCCGCGGTTCGGGCGCCGCTCGCGCGCGCCGGTGTTGTTAAAAGGGGCCCCCTCCTCTACCGGAGGCGTTAAGAGGGGGCCCCTCCTTCAAGCGCCGCGCAGGGTGGCGCCGAAACGCTCGGCGGCGACAGCGACCGCCGCGTCGCGCGCGGCCACCGCCTCCTCGCCCGCGAGGGTCCGGTCCGGGGCGCGGAACGTCAGCTTGTACGCCAGCGACTTGCGTCCCGCACCGAGCTGCTCGGAGGTGTAGACGTCGAACAGCCGGACGTCCTCCAGCAGCGCGCCGGCGCCCTCGACCAGTGCCGCCCGCACGTCGGCCGCCGGCACCGAGTCGTCCACCACCAGCGCCACGTCGATCAGGGCCGGCGGGAACGTGGAGATGGTCGGTCCGGTCGCCAGCGGCGCGGCGGGCAGCGCGTCCAGGTCCAGTTCCATGGCGCTGGTACGCCGGGGCAGCTCCAGCGCGGCCAGCACGGCCGGGTGCAGCTCGCCGGCGTGGCCGACGACCACGTCGTCCACCACCAGTTCGGCGCAGCGGCCCGGGTGCCAGGGCGCGCGCTCCCCGGCCCGTACCGTCACCCGGTCGGCGGGGATCCCGGCGGCGTCGAGCACCGCCCGGCCCGCCTCGATCGCGTCCGCCCAGCCGGCCGTGCGGCCCACGCCCCACCAGCCGGCCGGTTCGATCTCACCGGTGAGCGCCACCGCGACGTGCCGCGGCTGGGCGGGCACCACCGCGTCGGCGGCGGCGAACTCCTCGTCCGTGGGCCGCCGGTCCACGCCCATGGCGGGCGGGGCGCCGGCGCCGGGACGCGGGTGGAAGACGGTGCCGATCTCGTAGATCGCCACGTCCCGCTGGCCCCGGCCGACGTTGCGCTTGACGATGCCGAGCAGCGGGCCGAGCAGCGTGGTGCGCAGCAGCGGCTCCTCCTCCGACAGCGGGTTCGCCAGCCGTACCGCGGGGCGGCGGGGGTCGTCGGCGGGCAGGCCGAGCTGGTCGACCAGTTCCGGCGCGACGAACGGCTGTGCCAGCACCTCGACATAGCCGCGCTCGGCGAGGGAACGGGCGACGGCCCGGCGGCGCTGCTGCTGCCAGGTCAGGCCCCGGCCGGGCGGCGCGGTGGGCAGCACCGACGGCACCCGGTCGTAGCCGTCGAGGCGCACCACCTCCTCCACCAGGTCGGCCGGGTCGGTCAGGTCGGGCCGCCAGCTCGGCGGCGTCACGGTCAGCACCTCGCCACCCCCGGCGGCGGAACCGCCACCGGTGGTCGTGCCGACGCTGCCCGGGTCCTCGGCGAGCCGGTCGGCGCCGCGGGTGACGGTGCAGCCGACCTGCTCCAGCAGCTCCACCACCCGGTCCGGCGAGTAGGTCACGCCGACCCGGCGCGACGGCAGGTCCACCGGCAGCGTCACCGGCGTACGCGGCGCGACGTGGTCGATGTCGAGCACCTCGGCGCCCGCGGTGCCGCCGGCGAGGTCGGTGAGCAGCCGGACCGCCTTCTCCAGCGCGACGAGCGGCAGCGCCGGGTCCACGCCCCGTTCCCACCGCTTCGCGGCCTCGCTGAACAGCTTGTGCCGCCGCGCGGTACGGCCGACGGTGGCCGGATCCCAGTGCGCTGCCTCGAACAGCACGTTCGTGGTGGAGGCGAGCACCTCGCTGGTCTCGCCGCCCATCACCGCGGCCAGCGAGATCGGAACGCCGGCGTCCTCGCCTGCGAGGGCGTTGGGCAGCCCAGCGTCGCAGATGACCAGGTCCTCGGCGGACAGCGTGCGGTTCACCCCGTCCAGCGTGGTCAGCTTCTCCCCCGCCTCGGCGCGGCGCACCACGAGCGTCCCGGCGATCCGGTCCGCGTCGAAGGCGTGCATCGGCTGGCCGAGTTCGAGCATCAGGTAGTTGGTGATGTCGACGGCGAGCGAGATGCTGCGCACCCCGGCCACGGTGAGGCGCTGCCGCATCCAGCCGGGCGTCTCCACGGTCGGGTCGACGCCGCGCACCATCCGCGCCGCGAACCGGTCGCAGCCGACCGGGTCGCGGACCTCCACCGGGTACGCCGGCTCGGCGGTCGCGCCGGGCGCGGGCGCGTCGGCCGGGTCGCGGAACGGCACGCCGAGCGCGTGCGACAGCTCCCGGGCGATGCCGCGCACGCTCAGCGCGTACCCGCGGTCCGGGGTGATCTCCATCTCGACCACGACGTCGTCCAGGCCGACGACGGGCCGGGCGTCGTCGCCGGGCTGCGCCTTGACGTCCTCGGGCAGCACGACGATGCCCGAGTGGTCGTCGCCGAGCCCCAGCTCCTGCGCGGAGCAGATCATGCCGTGGGAGTTGCGCCCGTACGTCTTGCGCGCGCCGATGGCGAACCCGCCGGGCAGCACCCCGCCGGGGAGGATCACCACGACCTTGTCGCCCACGGCGAAGTTGCGCGCCCCGCAGACGATCTCCTGCGGCTCGCCGGTGCCGTTCGCGGCACCGACGTCCACCCGGCAGAAGCGGATCGGCTTCTTGAAGCCGGTCAGCTCCTCGATCTCCAGAACCTCGCCGACGACGAGCGGGCCGGTGACCGACTCGCGCAGGTCCACGACGGACTCGACCTCGATGCCGAGGTCGACCAGCGCCTGCTCCAGGTCACCGGTGGGCAGGTCGACCGGGAGGTCCACGTACTCCCGCAGCCAACTGACAGAGACTCGCATGACTGTTAAACCACCGTTCCCGTAGCTCAGGCGCCGAACGCGCGGGTGAACCGCACGTCGCCCTCGGCCATGTCCCGCATGTCACTGACGCCGTGCCGGACCATCACGGTCCGGTCGATGCCCATGCCGAACGCGAATCCGGAGTAGACCTCCGGGTCGATGCCGCAGGCGCGCAGCACCCGCGGGTTGACCATGCCGCAGCCGCCCCACTCGACCCACTGCGGACCGTCCCGGTGCTCCGGGAACCAGACGTCGAACTCCGCCGACGGCTCGGTGAACGGGAAGTAGTGCGGCCGCCAGCGCGTCTTCGCGCCCTCGCCGAACATGGCCCGGGCGAAGTGGTCGAGCGTGCCGCGCAGGTGCGCCATGGTGATGCGCTTGTCCACCACCAGACCCTCGACCTGGTGGAAGACCGGCGCGTGGGTGGCGTCCAGCTCGTCGGTGCGGTAGACCCGGCCCGGCACCACCACGTAGATCGGCGGCTTGCGGCTGAGCATGGTGCGCGCCTGCACCGGCGACGTGTGCGTGCGCAGCACCAGGCCACTGCCCTCAGGTGCGATGTGGAACGTGTCCATCAGACCGCGCGCCGGGTGGTCGGCCGGGATGTTCAGCGCGTCGAAGTTGGTCCACTCCAGCTCGACCTCGGGGCCCTCGGCCACCTCGTAGCCCATGCCGATGAACAGATCGCTGATCTGCTCCATCAGCACACTGAGCGGGTGGCGGGCGCCGCGCGGCCGGCGGTCGTACGGCAGGGTCACGTCGACCCGCTCCTCGACCAGCACCCGCGCGGCCCGTTCCCGGTCCAGGATCTCCTGCCGGGCGGCGTACGCGGACTCGATCGCCCGGCGGGCCTCGTTGACCCGCTTGCCGGCGTCGGCCTTCGCGGCCGGCGGCAGCGCGCCGATCTCCCGGCGGGCCAGCGACACCGGGGACCGGTCACCGAGGTGCGCGGGGCGCAGCGCGGTGAGCGCGTCCGGGTCGGCGGCCCCGGCGAACGCCTTCTCGGCGTCGGCCACTGCTCCGGCCAGGGCGTCCGGGTCGAGCAGGGCGACCTGCTTCGGGTCGTACGGATCGTTGCGGTAGCTCATGGTGAACGGGCACTCCCTCACGGCGGCGCCGACCCTCACGGGTGGCTAGGCGAGTCTACGGACGCGCGGCTTCGCCGCAGCCCGCCGGTGGGGAGTCGTGCAGGGGGAAGGGTCAGGCCCGCCGCCCGCCGACACCGGCGGGCTGGCTAAACGAACGCCGTGGCGCGTTCATGACGAGGCGGACTCCCCTGCTGTGTCGTGCGTGACCGTGGGCCGACGCAGTGCTCTCGCGGAAGAATACAGGCAGACGGCCGCCGCCGCAGCCAGATTGAGACTCTCCGCGCGCCCGTGCAGCGGCACCCGGACCCGGGCGTCGGCGGCGTCGGTCAGCTCCTCGGGCAGGCCGTGCGCCTCCGAGCCGAACAGCCACGCGGTGGGTGCGGCCAGCCGTCCGGCGTCGGCGAGGTCGTCCAGGTCGCTGTCGCCGTACCCGGTGGTGGCGAAGACGGTGAGGCCGGCGGCCCGCAGCGCCTCGACTGCGGCGAGCGGGTCGGCGGCGCGCACCACGTCGACGTGGAAGAGGCTGCCGGCGGAGGCCCGCACGCACTTGCCGTTGTAGGGGTCGACCGCCTCGCCCGCGAAGACCACGGCGCCCGCGCCCGCCGCGTCGGCGGTGCGCAGCACCGTCCCGGCGTTGCCCGGGTCGCGGATCCCGGCGAGCACCGCGACCAGTCGCGGCCCGCGCGCCACGGCCTGCTCCAGGGGTACGTCGAGGTGGCGGCACACCGCCACCAGGCCCTGCGGGGCGACGGTCTCGGCCAGCGCGGCCAGCGCGTCGTCGGTCACCTCGGAGACCGGCACGTCGGCCCGGGCGGCGGCGGCCGCGAGGTCGGCGTACCTGTCGAGTGCCGCCGGGGTGCCGAACAGCTCGACCACGGTGCCGGTGCGGGCGAGCGCCTCCCGGACCGCCTGCGGCCCCTCGGCCAGGAACCGGCCGGCCTGGTCGCGGTCGCGACGGCGCTGCAGCCGCCGGGCCGCCACGATCCTCGGGGTACGCGGGGTGAACGGTCCGGGAACGGCGTCGAGGCGCCTCCCCTGCGAATGTGACTGCATGGGAGACGCCTCGATCTGCCGTACGGGGTGGGTCAGGCGGCCTGAGCCGCGGCGCCACCGGTGCCCTCGGCCGCCACGGCGGCGCGGGCCAGCTCGACGATCGCCGCGAACGAGGCGGCGTCGTTGACGGCCATGTCGGCCAGGATCTTCCGGTCGACCTCGATGCCGGCCAGGCGCAGGCCCTGGATCAGCCGGTTGTAGGTCAGGCCGTTGGCCCGGGCGCCGGCGTTGATCCGCTGGATCCAGAGCTGCCGGAAGTCGCCCTTGCGGTCGCGACGGTCCCGGTAGGAGTACTGCATCGAGTGCAGCACCTGCTCCTTGGCCTTGCGGTACAGCCGGGAGCGCTGACCGCGG from the Micromonospora sp. WMMA1947 genome contains:
- the rplT gene encoding 50S ribosomal protein L20, coding for MARVKRAVNAQKKRRTLLETASGYRGQRSRLYRKAKEQVLHSMQYSYRDRRDRKGDFRQLWIQRINAGARANGLTYNRLIQGLRLAGIEVDRKILADMAVNDAASFAAIVELARAAVAAEGTGGAAAQAA
- the pheS gene encoding phenylalanine--tRNA ligase subunit alpha, which gives rise to MSYRNDPYDPKQVALLDPDALAGAVADAEKAFAGAADPDALTALRPAHLGDRSPVSLARREIGALPPAAKADAGKRVNEARRAIESAYAARQEILDRERAARVLVEERVDVTLPYDRRPRGARHPLSVLMEQISDLFIGMGYEVAEGPEVELEWTNFDALNIPADHPARGLMDTFHIAPEGSGLVLRTHTSPVQARTMLSRKPPIYVVVPGRVYRTDELDATHAPVFHQVEGLVVDKRITMAHLRGTLDHFARAMFGEGAKTRWRPHYFPFTEPSAEFDVWFPEHRDGPQWVEWGGCGMVNPRVLRACGIDPEVYSGFAFGMGIDRTVMVRHGVSDMRDMAEGDVRFTRAFGA
- a CDS encoding RNA methyltransferase — its product is MQSHSQGRRLDAVPGPFTPRTPRIVAARRLQRRRDRDQAGRFLAEGPQAVREALARTGTVVELFGTPAALDRYADLAAAAARADVPVSEVTDDALAALAETVAPQGLVAVCRHLDVPLEQAVARGPRLVAVLAGIRDPGNAGTVLRTADAAGAGAVVFAGEAVDPYNGKCVRASAGSLFHVDVVRAADPLAAVEALRAAGLTVFATTGYGDSDLDDLADAGRLAAPTAWLFGSEAHGLPEELTDAADARVRVPLHGRAESLNLAAAAAVCLYSSARALRRPTVTHDTAGESASS
- a CDS encoding phenylalanine--tRNA ligase subunit beta, with protein sequence MRVSVSWLREYVDLPVDLPTGDLEQALVDLGIEVESVVDLRESVTGPLVVGEVLEIEELTGFKKPIRFCRVDVGAANGTGEPQEIVCGARNFAVGDKVVVILPGGVLPGGFAIGARKTYGRNSHGMICSAQELGLGDDHSGIVVLPEDVKAQPGDDARPVVGLDDVVVEMEITPDRGYALSVRGIARELSHALGVPFRDPADAPAPGATAEPAYPVEVRDPVGCDRFAARMVRGVDPTVETPGWMRQRLTVAGVRSISLAVDITNYLMLELGQPMHAFDADRIAGTLVVRRAEAGEKLTTLDGVNRTLSAEDLVICDAGLPNALAGEDAGVPISLAAVMGGETSEVLASTTNVLFEAAHWDPATVGRTARRHKLFSEAAKRWERGVDPALPLVALEKAVRLLTDLAGGTAGAEVLDIDHVAPRTPVTLPVDLPSRRVGVTYSPDRVVELLEQVGCTVTRGADRLAEDPGSVGTTTGGGSAAGGGEVLTVTPPSWRPDLTDPADLVEEVVRLDGYDRVPSVLPTAPPGRGLTWQQQRRRAVARSLAERGYVEVLAQPFVAPELVDQLGLPADDPRRPAVRLANPLSEEEPLLRTTLLGPLLGIVKRNVGRGQRDVAIYEIGTVFHPRPGAGAPPAMGVDRRPTDEEFAAADAVVPAQPRHVAVALTGEIEPAGWWGVGRTAGWADAIEAGRAVLDAAGIPADRVTVRAGERAPWHPGRCAELVVDDVVVGHAGELHPAVLAALELPRRTSAMELDLDALPAAPLATGPTISTFPPALIDVALVVDDSVPAADVRAALVEGAGALLEDVRLFDVYTSEQLGAGRKSLAYKLTFRAPDRTLAGEEAVAARDAAVAVAAERFGATLRGA